A DNA window from Anastrepha ludens isolate Willacy chromosome 6, idAnaLude1.1, whole genome shotgun sequence contains the following coding sequences:
- the LOC128867099 gene encoding uncharacterized protein LOC128867099, with protein MQIESVKLSGVYDETLNVMLEQRTTPKNQLHPSERQFIRFESIASQQEADNTMDANATHIYTDGSKLETGACGSAFVVHKQDDDWTSRKFKLHDTCTVFQAEALAIDTALKWAQNELKTEKLVIYSDSRSCLEAIQNRSNPNPLIASIHQHLYLLRQRHRIDFYWVKSHIGIEGNERADEQAKEAANQGVDPVYTAFPLSYAIRQIRSQIFESWQQEYADDTTGSITKIFFPILEDAQLYRQLFGISFELTQLFTGHGFNKAYLKRFKIIDEDWCPCDQLTVQNHTVC; from the exons ATGCAAATCGAAAGTGTCAAATTATCCGGAGTATATGATGAAACACTAAACGTCATGCTTGAACAACGCACTACaccaaaaaatcaactacatCCTTCCGAGCGTCAGTTTATACGTTTTGAAAGTATAGCATCACAACAGGAAGCTGACAATACTATGGATGCAAATGCGACCCACATCTATACCGATGGAAGCAAGTTAGAAACAGGCGCTTGTGGATCAGCTTTTGTCGTTCATAAACAAGATGACGACTGGACGTcacgtaaatttaaattacatgacACATGCACTGTCTTCCAGGCTGAAGCTCTAGCAATTGACACTGCACTTAAATGGGCTCAGAAtgaattgaaaactgaaaagcTAGTCATATATAGCGACAGTCGCTCTTGTTTAGAAGCTATCCAAAATCGGAGCAACCCCAATCCTTTAATTGCATCAATTCATCAGCACCTGTACCTTCTTCGCCAGCGACACAGAATTGACTTTTACTGGGTCAAATCGCACATCGGTATTGAAGGAAACGAGCGTGCAGATGAACAGGCAAAAGAAGCAGCAAATCAAGGAGTCGATCCAGTATATACTGCATTTCCCTTAAGCTATGCTATACGGCAAATACGTTCTCAAATATTCGAGTCATGGCAGCAGGAGTATGCCGACGATACCACTGGCTCCATTACAAAGATTTTCTTTCCAATTCTTGAAGATGCGCAACTATACCGACAACTCTTTGGGATATCATTTGAATTGACACAGCTCTTTACTGGCCATGGTTTCAACAAGGCATACTTAAAGCGATTCAAAATCATTGACGAAGACTGGTGCCCGTGTGACCAACTCACTGTGCAGA ATCATACAGTATGCTAG